Proteins encoded within one genomic window of Streptomyces sp. NBC_01314:
- a CDS encoding ADP-ribosylglycohydrolase family protein encodes MTMTLRTKRSATGSLLGLALGDALGFPTEFNDVPAILAKCGPWRKMELPRPAIVTDDTQMTLALAHGLRAAMDRGSLGAEALERAVRKEFVDWSRSPENNRAPGHTCLVACDLLAVERNPWQFASQIGSKGCGANMRVAPLGLIGPLSDEQRAGASQLQAALTHGHPTALAASDLTAHAIRLLAQGTEPMGLVGLLRSYAYENRARYHARWLGDLWTYSQDPSPEHYISRGWDDCLQALDRVQEALRLPSPETDPCLSTGEGWIAEEALATGLLCFLLFVDEPVTALRRAACTSGDSDSIACLTGAFAGAYHGPDAWPAEWADRIEYQGDLVSLGALWDA; translated from the coding sequence ATGACCATGACGCTGCGTACGAAGCGCTCCGCCACCGGATCCCTGCTCGGCCTCGCCCTCGGAGACGCCCTCGGCTTCCCGACGGAGTTCAACGACGTGCCCGCGATCCTCGCCAAGTGCGGCCCCTGGCGGAAGATGGAGCTGCCGAGGCCCGCGATCGTCACCGACGACACACAGATGACGCTGGCGCTGGCGCACGGGCTGCGGGCGGCCATGGACCGCGGGTCGCTCGGCGCCGAGGCGCTGGAGCGGGCCGTCCGCAAGGAGTTCGTGGACTGGTCCCGCTCCCCGGAGAACAACCGCGCCCCCGGCCACACCTGCCTCGTCGCCTGTGACCTTCTCGCGGTCGAGCGCAACCCCTGGCAGTTCGCCAGCCAGATCGGCTCCAAGGGCTGCGGCGCCAACATGCGGGTCGCGCCCCTCGGCCTGATCGGCCCGCTCAGCGACGAACAGCGCGCGGGCGCCTCCCAGTTGCAGGCCGCCCTCACCCACGGCCACCCCACCGCCCTCGCCGCCTCCGACCTCACCGCCCACGCGATACGGCTGCTCGCCCAGGGCACCGAACCGATGGGCCTGGTCGGCCTGCTGCGCTCCTACGCGTACGAGAACCGCGCCCGCTACCACGCGCGCTGGCTCGGCGACCTGTGGACCTACAGCCAGGACCCCTCACCCGAGCACTACATCTCCCGGGGCTGGGACGACTGCCTGCAGGCCCTGGACAGGGTCCAGGAGGCCCTGCGGCTCCCGTCGCCCGAGACGGACCCCTGCCTGTCCACGGGGGAGGGCTGGATCGCCGAGGAGGCCCTCGCCACCGGGCTGCTGTGCTTCCTGCTCTTCGTCGACGAGCCCGTCACCGCGCTGCGCCGCGCCGCCTGCACCTCGGGCGACTCGGACTCCATCGCCTGCCTCACCGGTGCCTTCGCGGGCGCCTACCACGGGCCGGACGCCTGGCCCGCCGAGTGGGCCGACCGGATCGAGTACCAGGGCGACCTCGTCTCGCTGGGAGCCCTCTGGGACGCTTGA
- a CDS encoding DNA polymerase beta superfamily protein has translation MTDALDIDLAPVVAEQPDPLLFATVSGAHLYGFPSRDSDVDLRGVHLLPTAELVGLREPEETRSKMWDRDGVEMDLVTHDLRKFARLMLRRNGYVLEQLLSPLVVHTSEAHRELIALAPGVLTRHHAHHYRGFAVTQWRLFEKTGELKPLLYTFRVLLTGIHLMRSGEVQAHLPTLLPEVEDAPAYLPDLVAAKAAHEHGKAEVDQERVAADVERLQGLLDEEQALSVLPENPSAYDALHDFVVRVRLDGLKVRAGLKVRAGLEV, from the coding sequence ATGACCGACGCCCTCGACATCGACCTGGCCCCCGTGGTCGCGGAACAGCCCGATCCCCTGCTGTTCGCCACCGTCTCCGGAGCCCACCTGTACGGCTTCCCCTCGCGCGACTCGGACGTCGACCTGCGCGGTGTGCATCTGCTGCCCACGGCCGAACTGGTCGGGCTGCGCGAGCCGGAGGAGACCCGGTCGAAGATGTGGGACCGGGACGGCGTCGAGATGGACCTCGTCACGCACGACCTGCGCAAGTTCGCCCGGCTGATGCTGCGCCGCAACGGCTATGTGCTGGAGCAGCTGCTCTCCCCGCTCGTCGTGCACACGAGCGAGGCGCACCGCGAACTGATCGCGCTCGCCCCCGGGGTCCTCACCCGTCACCACGCCCACCACTACCGGGGTTTCGCCGTCACCCAGTGGCGGCTGTTCGAGAAGACCGGTGAACTCAAGCCGCTGCTCTACACGTTCCGGGTGCTGCTCACCGGCATCCACCTCATGCGCAGCGGCGAGGTGCAGGCCCATCTGCCCACATTGCTGCCGGAGGTCGAGGACGCCCCCGCGTATCTCCCGGACCTCGTGGCGGCGAAGGCGGCCCACGAGCACGGCAAGGCCGAGGTCGACCAGGAGCGGGTCGCGGCGGACGTGGAGCGGCTCCAGGGCCTACTGGACGAGGAGCAGGCCCTGTCAGTACTGCCGGAGAACCCGTCCGCGTACGACGCCCTGCACGACTTCGTCGTCCGCGTCCGTCTGGACGGCCTGAAGGTCCGAGCCGGCCTGAAGGTCCGAGCCGGCCTGGAAGTCTGA